The Raphanus sativus cultivar WK10039 chromosome 6, ASM80110v3, whole genome shotgun sequence sequence CAGAGATACAATAAGATGATTAAGAATATGCAGAAAGGTACAAATTCTACATCCTGTGCTCTATTTGTATTAAAAGTTTGCTTAATAATCTATTTCTCcgagttgacaaaaaaaaaatctatttctCCGAAACTGATAGTCTGTTATGTTCTGCAGGTCAATTAGATGTCCTTTTTGTCTAATTCAAGTTAACACGCAGATTGATTGTGATATcatatgtttgttttcttttcgtttCAAGGGTACAAGATTTGGTTTTGAGGCTCTTATGGTTTTCCAGTAGTATAAGGTAATATGTAAGGTTCTCTTGAGTTtggtttttgcttctttttgttttggggAGAAGCCGTTGTTCAGAACATGATTTGTTgcatttatgttatatattcgTGAATGGAGATTCCAAGAGAGGAAATCATTGGGCTCGTTTGGGACTGTATATATGATTTGCTTCCCTCCATTATCGGCATGTTAAAGATACAAAGGGATGCTCCATTGCGACTTCTTTGAGTCAAAGGATGGCTTGATCTATCCTCATTCCTCCTTTTTACTGGTGGAGAGATGTTTCATGAAACTAtgcgtattttttttttctttttcaaattgaTAGATTATCGATGTTTAATGAGAGCTTATTGGGGTTTTCCTTTTTATGTAAATGACTTGTATCTTAGTCAACACTTGTGCTTCTTGCTCTGTTTTCTGCACCATTACTTTAcattttgctctgttttttcagCGTTAGTTTATGTTCTTCAGATCAAGAGAAGCTTGCTGTAAAAGAATCGCAATTGATCTTATTCACTTTCATATGTTTTCCAGGAGTTGCTTGTATTCCAGTGTTTGGTTCCTAAAATGCATCTGTGGCTTTTGAATATGCAGGATAACTTGGGTTTTTAATTGGTTGGTTCAAGCAAAAGTCGTCGCTTTCAAGGTCTTTACCTTAAATAACATAagaaattttcttattttgttttgagaTTTTTCTGTCACGAGAAATGCATTAGGTTGGTTTTCATGGAACAACTTGTACCCTTTTTGTCTTATTCAAATTACTACTCGGCTTTGAGTTGGATATGTCtcattttacttttcttttttttcccatCAAAATAAGTTTGCTGTCTACCTTTCCTGTTGTAACGTGTTTCAAGTCTCTTTTTTCTTTGGCACTCCAAATTGAAGTTATGTTATGTTATGCAGCAGTGAGAGACTTTTCTTAGAGTCCGTCGTTTACGAGGTTCTACCAAATTGTGAGGTGATACTGAAGGTTCTATTGAGATTTTGTTTTTCGTTGTGCAGTCTTTGTCTTTGACAGTGCTTTGATTTTACTAGTTGACTTGAGGTGGTTATGGTTATAGTTTATAATCTTCAGCTCTTGATTTGTCTGGGTCTGCTTCTTTGTGCGAGGTTAACTCACTTGTTAAGTACTTTGCTCTTGATTGGACAGATCGATCGTCGAAGTGTTTTTCTCCAGACGAGAAGCTCTTTTATCTTTCCTTTGTGTGTTATATTAGGCTTACTTCTTGGGGTTATTGAAGGTTCACTTATATAACCTCATGTCATCATTCACATATTCAGTGGGTATATTCGTGTCCTATTGGTTATTGAAGAGTGTTCtcaaatctttttgttttgttgcgCCATTGATTTTAGCACTGCCACAAAGACACGTTCATATGTTTTCTGTTGGTGAATCCATGTCAGAAGgtatatatacttttgaagAGGTTTTCACAGGCCATATTCATGCCATTATCAGGACTTGGTCGAAATGGATACTATGAGTTGATATGCTAGTAATTTTTTTGGGACTAGTTACATTTTCTGGTGATCTCACATGAATGATTTGTTATAGGTCTGCTGAGAATTATGGTTATTGAGAAGTTTTCTGTTGACACCGCCTGAAGATGGTAAATAATAGATTTGATCTCTGGGAACCAGgtttagtttttctttgttaacTTTGGCTGTAATCTTGTGGTTTGTGTAGATGGTTGGATACTATGTTAAGAACGTTGCATTTTTGTGTACTTCTTTATGAAAGCAGCTGGCAGTGTTGTGTTGTACTGCTGCTTATTATCACTTggttcaattttatttttttaattttggtgCATGTCATGCTTTGAGATATTATACAATAGGGCTTTAAGTTTATGAAGGTTTGCGCTCTATGTGGACGGTAAGGATTCCGTATTGCTTGCATATCTGTTTCAGAGATGACAAGATCTTTATGGTTGCAGGTCTATCAGACTTCTTGCAATTATATCATGTTAGTGCATGAATACAATAGGCTTGTTACAAATTCTAGTGACTATACTTTCAGTTCAGCGGTTGTCACTTATTGGTTTTAATGGAACTCTTAGCGGTACTCAAGATCAGCAGACTTGTTTCAACTTTTATCCACTCAAGTGTGCAATTCTTGCCCTGCTCTGTTTTTATTCATCTCTGTTCCCTTGTTCAATGAAACTATTCGTACTGGAGTTGTTTTCGTCTAAATTCAAGTTATTACTCGAACCGATTATGGGACCTTGTGTTTCTGCTTAAAATCGTCCTATATGAACCTGTTCTCTCTTCTGTCGTTTCTTGATTTACCAGGTTGCTCTTTCTCAGGGTTTCTGTTGATTTTAAGGGGATAACTTTTGAACCAGAGGTATGTGGAGGACGCAGAAGAAGTTCCTTTTGGGCATGTTTACCTTTATAGTTTCCCTTTTCCTAGAGAATTTGGCTTTTCTGTTAAATGCATTATGTTGTTTTGCAATAGGTCGTTGAGCACTTAAGAAAGGATAAGATTGGTCTGTTTGTGTATGGCGCTGGCTTTATATGTTGCACAGATTTCTAGTTTCTTTATAAGTTCAAATGAGATTCAAATTGGTTTCCCCACTTCACTACAGAATCTTTTGCTCTGTCTTGCACCATATGCTCTTTCATGCAACAACTTGTATATCATTCTTTTCGTCTAAGATTCAAGCTCGATTATGAGACCTTGTGTTTGATTAAATTGCTCCGTTATTTTTCGGGAAAATCGCATTTTAAACTCTGGAAGTGTCACTTTATAGCACTTTAAACACTAAAGTTTTTTCagtagcactttaaaccttgaaagTGACATTTTTAGCATAACAAACCTCCAAACAAAATAAGTGACCGGTACTGTTCATTTTGTGATGAggtgtcagtttttttttttaataataaaaaataataaaatacatgaaaattggaaaaaaaatcaaatagtaggaagttcaaaaaaatctaaaatttcaaaaatataaaattaaaatttcaaaaatataaaattaaaatttcatattaaaaatatatataaaatattttcttttaaatatgttaattttacataaaatatttttttttattttctatatgtTAGGTTTTGGTGTGAGTGAAGCTTTTTAGATAAGTGACATTCATTTTAGTTTCTCTAAAGTTTGAcagtaatttatttaattttaaagttatttactgtttttaataactttactaataaattaatttcttttaaaacaaacttaaatttgctattttttataaataatactaataGATATCTTAACAACTTtgtaaaatttacataaaataataattattgtttttcttttatatatttttaaaatgtatgtcTTTTATCTAAGAAGCTCCACTCACACCAAAcctaatatatagaaaaatatattttatgtaaaattaacatatttttcaaaaaatttgttttatttttaatttttatttttttaattttgaaatttaatttttcgattttttgaaattttggatttttttaattttcaaattttttgtgattttttcctattttttcgattttttgaattttatttatttatttcattattattaattaaaaaaactgacACCTCATCATCCTCAAATGAACAGTACCGGTCACCTAGTTATCTTGAAGAACAAGTAATTTCGTTGGAGGTTTGTTATGTTAAAAGTGACAatttcaaggtttaaagtgctagtgaAAAAATTTCAGTGTTTAAAGTGCTAGAATGTGAGATTCTGAGGGTTTGAAATGCGATTTTCCCGTTATTTTTCCTTCGCTGTATGAATTATGTGCTTTTAGATTAGTTCGAAGAGAATCATTTGAGGTCTTTCGGTCAGATATAAATTCTTGGAGGGAGGAAAGATTTCTAATCTCTGAATGGATTCTCTCtgcttatttattttatttcgaaACTGTTTGGCTATGGCATCTAAAAGCTTGATggtttaaatttcaaaaaggtGTCAACAAAGTGTTCACTGTAAGCAATTCGCGTTTATATTCTCTTAGACCATCCACAATGGTGTAACCCATTGTGTAACCCATTGTGGAATTCTTAGGAttagtttagtattttttttttttgaatagttaaggatCTTAGTCTAAAAAGTGTGTCCAATGGTGTTCCCGAATCTGGAGTCCTtaggaataaaaaaatatttttttaaaaaaaagtgaaattaaaaaaatttattccaagaaataaaataaaatacaataattaaacataaaaatacaataattatacataaaaatacaataattattcATCACCAAATTTGTTCCAAATATGCTCAATTAAATCTTTTTTCAGTGGTTCATGTATACGCCTATCCCGAAGTTCTTTCTCGTTCTGATTGACAAATATGTTATGGAGATTTGTAGGCATGTCGGTTTGGGTTTCCACATGTGAACCTCTGGTGACACTTCCTTCTTCAAATTCCGATATGTCGATGCGAGTGTATCCATTGCGTTCATTTTCGACTATCATATTGTGTATTATGATACATGCTCGCATAATCTTccctatcttttttttgtcccaTGTAAGAGCCGGATTTTTGACAATCGCAAATCGAGCTTGCAAAACTCCAAAAGCCCGTTCCACATCTTTTCGGGCTGCTTCTTGTTTTTTAGCAAATAACCGTGCTTTAGGACCTTGAGGACGTGAGATAGATTGgataaatgttgaccatttTGGATATATACCGTCTGTGAGATAGTAAGCTAACTTATACTTGTGTCCGTTGACCACGTACTCTAACCTTGGAGCTCGACCTTCTataatgtcatcaaaaacaggaGATCGATCGAGGACATTAATATCGTTTAAGGTACCTGGAGGACCAAAAAAGgcgtgccatatccaaagatctTGTGAAGCTACAGCCTCTAAGACAATTGTCGGTTTGCTTGATCCACGTGCGTACTGTCCTTTCCAACCGGTTGGACAATTTTTCCACCTCCAATGCATACAGTCAATGCTTCCAATCATCCCAGGAAACCCACGTTTTTCTCCAATGTCGAGAAGTCGTTGAAGATCCTCTGGTGTGGGTCTGCGTAGATACTGATCCCCAAATAATTGTATTATTCCATCAGTGAAATGATGTAAACACGAAAGTGTCGTGCTTtcaccaagtcggagatattcGTCAACCGCGTCAGCCGCCGAACCATATGCAAGCATACGAATTGCTGCCGTACATTTTTGTAGTGGAGAAAGACCAAGCCTCCCGGTAGCATCTGGTTTGTGTTGAAAGAATGGAACGTTCTGTGAGAGGCCATAGACAATACTCATGAATAATTCCTTGTTCATACGGAAACGGCGTCTGAATAAATGTGCTTCATATGTGGGATTTTCGGCAAAGTAGTCATTCCATAAACGGGTGTGTCCTTCTTCACGGTTTCGTTCTATATAAGCACGCTTCCTTTGCTTATCGGTTTGGGGTTCCAAGAAGTTGTTTAATGTATCTTCGCATATTTCGTCGAAAACTTCATCCAATCTTTGGTCGAGTCCATCGGATGAAGATGATGACATCCtgcttgaaaataaaattattttgttaaagtatgtatatttttgctttttagaacatttttttttaatctcaatatatattttagaacattttttttaatctcaatatatattttagaacattttttttaatctcaatatatattttagaacattttttaatctcaatatatattttagaacatttttt is a genomic window containing:
- the LOC108832436 gene encoding uncharacterized protein LOC108832436 encodes the protein MSSSSSDGLDQRLDEVFDEICEDTLNNFLEPQTDKQRKRAYIERNREEGHTRLWNDYFAENPTYEAHLFRRRFRMNKELFMSIVYGLSQNVPFFQHKPDATGRLGLSPLQKCTAAIRMLAYGSAADAVDEYLRLGESTTLSCLHHFTDGIIQLFGDQYLRRPTPEDLQRLLDIGEKRGFPGMIGSIDCMHWRWKNCPTGWKGQYARGSSKPTIVLEAVASQDLWIWHAFFGPPGTLNDINVLDRSPVFDDIIEGRAPRLEYVVNGHKYKLAYYLTDGIYPKWSTFIQSISRPQGPKARLFAKKQEAARKDVERAFGVLQARFAIVKNPALTWDKKKIGKIMRACIIIHNMIVENERNGYTRIDISEFEEGSVTRGSHVETQTDMPTNLHNIFVNQNEKELRDRRIHEPLKKDLIEHIWNKFGDE